The Humulus lupulus chromosome 4, drHumLupu1.1, whole genome shotgun sequence genome has a window encoding:
- the LOC133832436 gene encoding uncharacterized protein LOC133832436 produces the protein MCGKFDAIVHLRSKICTCKIFDIEKLPCIHAIAAAGKSQPQKTGELIYSLCSKFYTSEYWLLAYVETIYLVPPNSQWTNIPEDVIAIQVIAPPEDMTKGRPKINRIPSQGEVSKRKYNCGACGNSGHNAQKCPTRHAPSDVGSTTNFIIIIL, from the coding sequence ATGTGTGGAAAATTCGATGCAATAGTGCATTTAAGGTCAAAAATTTGTACGTGCAAAATTTTTGATATTGAGAAGCTTCCATGTATTCATGCCATAGCAGCAGCAGGAAAGTCCCAACCTCAAAAAACTGGGGAACTTATATATTCGTTGTGTTCAAAATTCTACACTTCAGAATACTGGTTGTTAGCATATGTTGAAACTATATATCTTGTTCCTCCAAACTCACAGTGGACCAACATTCCTGAAGATGTTATTGCAATACAAGTGATAGCACCACCTGAAGACATGACTAAAGGGCGACCAAAAATCAACCGCATACCTTCCCAAGGTGAAGTTTCTAAGAGAAAATATAATTGTGGGGCATGTGGGAATTCAGGACATAATGCGCAGAAGTGTCCAACTCGTCATGCGCCATCAGATGTTGGAAGCACaactaattttattattattattttatag